Below is a genomic region from Helicobacter pylori.
TAGAAGAAACGATTTTAAAAAAGACCAATTCGCTTAATAATGGTAATTGGCGCAATGTCTTTATCACGCTATCCACATTGGGTTTCATTGATAGCCAAAATTATCCTACAAGCATAGGTTTAAACTTTGTGAATATGAGTTATAGCGAATTTCTTGTGATGGTTTTTGAAAGCTATATCAAACCTTACTGCATTGAAATTTTTAAACTTGTAGAAAATGATACGCTTAATTTAAAAAATAACGAAATAGCAGAACGCATTAGAGCGAATTTTAACAACCATGAAGTCTTGTTTTTGACTGAGTCCAATTTAAGATACATTTCATCATGGCTTAATATCGCAAAAGATGATTTTGCTTTTTTTGATTCCACTAAAAGACTAGTGCAAAGGCAATTGATTTTTAACCCTTTTATCAGCAATAAAGAAAGTTTTATTAAACATATTGAAAAACATTCACTTTTTAATAAGTATAAAGAAAGATATAAGGAAATTTTAAATGGTATATAATGTTTGTGAATTTTTTGTGGGAGCGGGCGGTTCGCATTTAGGTTTTATCCAACAAGGTTTTAAAACGCTCTATGTTAATGATATAGATAAAGACGCCCTAAAAACTTTACTCCATAACAATAAAGAACTAAAAGATGCCATCATCGATCAAACAAGCATTACAGAAATTGACCCTAAACATTTGCAAACACAGATAAAACAAGAGATTGATGTGATTTTTGCTGGCATTGTGTGCAAGAGTTTTTCCTTAGCTGGGGAGCGCTCACCCAATGACAAACGCAATTATTTTTACCGCTACTATTTAGAAATAATCAAAGCCCTAAGACCAAAAATCAGCATTACAGAAAATGTCAAAGGCATGCTAAACGCTAAAATTTTGCCACAAAATTCAGACCCTAAAATTTTACAAGAAGTGGATATTTTATACCAAGAGTTAGAAAACTATAAGGGCAAAAAAGCAGAGTTAAGAAAAAAGAATTCTATCACTAAGGAATTTGAAAATTACGGCTTAAATTTACGCCAAAAGAAACAAAACTTGCAAAAGAAACTCAATGATTTAATGCATGGCGTCGTAGATGACATTTTAAAAATTTATGAAGAATTAGGCTATCGTGTAGAGCTTAAAGTCTTAATATGCTAATGAGTGAGCGTTTTCAAAAATTCCAAGACATTCCGCTCTCTTAAAATGTGGTTGGGTGAAAAGAAGCTTTCAATCTGGTGGTGGTTAGAAAATTCCTTTTTATGCTCATAAGCTTTTCTGATGTAGGGGGCAAACCCAAAAGGGTTTTCTAAATCCTTTAAGGCGTTTTTCAAACTTTCTTCATCTTTATCTAAAGTATCAAAATACTTGAGTAAGACCTCTCTGGTTTCATAACTCAAAATATCTGAGCCTTTAAAAAAAGTGATGTCTGCATTAGCGACTCCATATAGATAAATCGCATTGGGTTTAGGCAGGTTTGAATTCCACATGGGGCGAGATGTTTGAAGGTTTTTTTCACCCTTATCGTTTTTAGAAAACTTGATTTCAATTCCTACCACATGATCAAAAATAAAAACCAAAAAATCAGGGTAATTTTGTGAGCCAAAAGGCTGGTATAAAAAATGGCTTGTAAGGTTTGAAAAAGGGTTTTTAAGGGTGTGTGGGTGGTTTTTTTCTAAAACTTGCTTTTTGAGTTGGTTAAAAGTGGTTTTGATTTCTTTATTAGGCTTTTCTTCAATATGGCTTAATCTTTCTGTTAAATCGCCGTTGATTTCGCTAAAGTGTTTTTTTAATTCATTCCTAAATTGGTTTTCAAACTGCTCCCCTGTGCTAGAACTTGCAAAAAACTTTCTTTTATTGGTAATTTCTTGGAACACTTTTTCAAGCATGCATTTCCTTTAATTTGCAATATTCTTCCACAAAATCATAAGTAGAAAACCCTAAAACTTGCGTGTTTTTATGAGCGAGTTTGTTGAAATCAATTTTATGGATAATCATTAAAGCTTCTTTAGAATGGGCTTTGATGAAAAAATATTGTCGGTTTTTAATCAGTAAATTTGCATTAGTGATCTTTTCGTTGTAGTCATAAAAGCCTTGTCTCACCACCGCAAAATCCCATTGG
It encodes:
- a CDS encoding type II restriction endonuclease gives rise to the protein MLEKVFQEITNKRKFFASSSTGEQFENQFRNELKKHFSEINGDLTERLSHIEEKPNKEIKTTFNQLKKQVLEKNHPHTLKNPFSNLTSHFLYQPFGSQNYPDFLVFIFDHVVGIEIKFSKNDKGEKNLQTSRPMWNSNLPKPNAIYLYGVANADITFFKGSDILSYETREVLLKYFDTLDKDEESLKNALKDLENPFGFAPYIRKAYEHKKEFSNHHQIESFFSPNHILRERNVLEFLKTLTH